A segment of the Brevibacterium zhoupengii genome:
AACCGAGGAGTCGTCACCTTCGTAGGCCAGCAGAACGCCCACCTGAGGAGGCAGATCCTTGTTGGTCCGGTGCAGGTAGGACTCGACGCTTGCGCCTTCGAGACGTCCGACGCGGCGCAGGGCAACCTTCTCGCCCAGAGTCGCACCGCTTTCGGTGATGAACTCCGAGACGGGCTTGCCGTCCTTTGTGGACTCGAGGACAGCTTCGGCCGAATCGGCGTTGCTGGACACGGCCAGAGCCAGAACTTCGTCAGCGAGTGCGACGAAGGGATCGGACTTCGCAACGAAGTCGGTCTCCGAGTTGAGCTCGATCATCGTTCCGACGCCGCCGTCGACCTGTGTGGCCACGAGACCGTCGGAGGTGGAGCGACCTTCACGCTTGGTCGCGCCTTTGAGGCCCTTCACACGGAGGACCTCGATGGCTTTCGCCTGATCGCCGTCTGCTTCGTCAAGAGCCTTCTTGACGTCCATCATTCCGGCGCCGGTCTTCTCGCGCAGTGCCTTGATATCAGCGGCAGTGTAGTTTGCCATTCTTTCTCCTCAGGGTGGTGGAGTTATGGAAAATCAGGACTCGGTCGACTCGGTGGAGTCTGCAGCAGCTTCTGCGGCAGGTGCTTCGGTCGCCTTGTCAGCGGCCTCGGCAGCAGCCTCAACTGGGGGCTCGTCGGTTGCCTCTTCAGCCGCAGCAGCGGCGTCAGCGGCTGGCTTCTCAGCAGCGTCTGCAGCCGGGGCGGCAGCTTCCTCAGAGGCAGGAGCGTTGCCCTCGAGCAGTTCGCGTTCCCATTCAGGCATCGGTTCGACGGCGGAGACGTTCTTCTCTCCGCTGTCATCGTCCGAGGAGTGACGGGCGATGAGGCCCTCTGCCACTGCGTCGGCGATCACGCGGGTCAGCAGGGACACCGAGCGGATGGCGTCGTCGTTGCCCGGGATCGGGTAGTTGACGTCGTCGGGGTCGCAGTTGGTGTCGAGGATCGCGATGACCGGGATGCCCAGCTTGCGAGCTTCGTCGACGGCGAGGTGTTCCTTCTTGGTGTCAACGATCCAGACAGCCGAAGGGGTCCGCTGCATGTCGCGGATACCGCCGAGGGTCTTCTCGAGCTTGTCCTTCTCACGACGGAGAATGAGCAGTTCCTTCTTGGTGTGCGAAGAACCTGCAACGTCGTCGAAGTCGATCTCTTCGAGTTCCTTCAGGCGGCGCAGACGCAGCGAGATGGTCTGGAAGTTGGTGAGCATGCCACCGAGCCAACGCTGGTTGACGTAGGGCTGGCCCACGCGCTTGGCCTGTTCGGCGATCGATTCCTGCGCCTGCTTCTTGGTGCCGACGAAGAGGATCGAGCCACCGTGGGTCACGGTTTCCTTGACGAACTCGAATGCAGTGTCGATGTAGCCCAGCGACTTCTGCAGGTCGATGATGTAGATGCCGTTGCGCTCGGTGAAGATGAAGCGCTTCATCTTCGGGTTCCAACGACGGGTCTGGTGTCCAAAGTGAACGCCGCTGTCGAGCAGCTGGCGGATGGTGACGACGGCCATGCCGACGCCCTCCTTTCTCTTGCGCCTGTGGGCGCTTTTACGTCAGTGTTCTCCGGCAGCATTGAGCTGCCGGCAACAGTGACCTTTTCGGTTGATTCCTGGTATTCGGTTCATCCGCCCCACAAATTCGCCCTTACGGACAATTTGCACCATGGGATGGAGAAGAAATCGAATACGCGTAGTCAGAAGGCACGCTTCTGCTGAGGCCAGTCTATCCCCGTTGCCCAAGGCATTTCCAATCGATCAGGCACCTGCCGGATGGTCTGCATCACATGTATCGCGCGTTCGCTCGCCATTTCGGAGACGGTGCCCCTCGACTCGCGTGCACCGGTGTG
Coding sequences within it:
- the tsf gene encoding translation elongation factor Ts, which codes for MANYTAADIKALREKTGAGMMDVKKALDEADGDQAKAIEVLRVKGLKGATKREGRSTSDGLVATQVDGGVGTMIELNSETDFVAKSDPFVALADEVLALAVSSNADSAEAVLESTKDGKPVSEFITESGATLGEKVALRRVGRLEGASVESYLHRTNKDLPPQVGVLLAYEGDDSSVAHDVAVHIAAMSPKYFSREEVPADLVENERRIAEDTAKNEGKPEKALPKIIEGRVNGFFKENCLLDQGFAKDPKQSVSKVLEAAGVKATGFLRFRVGA
- the rpsB gene encoding 30S ribosomal protein S2, translating into MAVVTIRQLLDSGVHFGHQTRRWNPKMKRFIFTERNGIYIIDLQKSLGYIDTAFEFVKETVTHGGSILFVGTKKQAQESIAEQAKRVGQPYVNQRWLGGMLTNFQTISLRLRRLKELEEIDFDDVAGSSHTKKELLILRREKDKLEKTLGGIRDMQRTPSAVWIVDTKKEHLAVDEARKLGIPVIAILDTNCDPDDVNYPIPGNDDAIRSVSLLTRVIADAVAEGLIARHSSDDDSGEKNVSAVEPMPEWERELLEGNAPASEEAAAPAADAAEKPAADAAAAAEEATDEPPVEAAAEAADKATEAPAAEAAADSTESTES